Part of the Fusobacterium sp. genome is shown below.
ATATCATTGAAAAAACACAAAGACCAGCTTTGATACTTGCTCCTAATAAAACATTGGCAGCTCAGCTTTATTCAGAATATAAAAGTTTTTTTCCTGATAATGCTGTAGAATATTTCGTATCATATTATGATTATTACCAGCCAGAAGCTTACATAGTAACTACTGATACCTATATAGAAAAAGACTCATCCATTAATGATGAAATAGAAAAATTAAGACATGCTGCGACTGCTGCTCTTATGAACAGAAGAGATGTAATAATAGTAGCTTCTGTTTCTGCCATATATGGATTGGGGTCTGCTGAAACATATAGAAAAATGACTATCCCAATAGATAGGCAGACTGGAATAGATAGAAAAGAGCTTATTGAAAGACTTATAAGTATAAGATATGAAAGAAATGACATAGCTTTTGAAAGAGGAAAATTTAGAATAAAAGGTGATGTTATAGATATATACCCATCATATATGGAAACTGGATATAGGCTTGAATACTGGGGAGATGATTTGGAAGAAATATCTGAAATAAATACTCTTACTGGACAAAAAATAAGAAAAAATCTAGAAAGAATAGTTATTTATCCTGCAACTCAATATCTTACAGCAGATGGTGATAATGAAAGAATTCTTGCTGAAATACAAAAAGATCTGAAAATAGAGGTAGAAGCCTTTGAAAAAAGAGGAAAACTCCTTGAAGCTCAAAGATTAAAACAAAGAACTGAATATGATATGGAAATGATAAGAGAAATTGGATACTGCAAAGGTATAGAAAATTATTCAAGATATCTTTCTGGAAAAAAAGAAGGAGAAACTCCTGATACCCTGCTTGAATATTTCCCAAAAGACTTCCTTATATTTATAGATGAATCTCATATATCTATTCCACAAATAAGGGGAATGTATAATGGTGACAGAGCGAGAAAAACAGCTCTTGTTGAAAATGGATTCAGATTAAAAGCTGCCCTTGACAACAGACCTTTAAAGTTTGAAGAGTTTAGAAAAATATCTGATCAGTCAGTATTTGTATCAGCTACTCCTGGAGATTTTGAAATAGAAGCCTCACATGGACATATTGCAGAGCAGCTTATAAGACCTACTGGAATACTCGATCCTGTAATAGAGGTAAGGCCTACCAAAAACCAAGTGGATGATTTACTGGAAGAAATAAGAATAAGAGCTGACAGAAAAGAAAGAGTTTTGGTTACCACTCTTACTAAAAAAATGGCTGAAGAACTTACTGAATATTATCTTGGATTTGGTGTGAGAGTAAAATATATGCATTCTGACATAGATACATTAGAAAGAATAGATATAATTAAAGGATTGAGAAAGGGTGAATTTGATGCTCTAGTTGGGATTAACTTGTTAAGAGAAGGATTGGATATCCCTGAAGTTTCTTTAGTTGCCATATTAGAGGCTGATAAAGAAGGTTTTTTAAGAAGCAGAAGATCTTTGGTACAAACAATAGGTAGGGCTGCCAGAAATATAGAAGGGCGTGTTATACTCTATGGAGATATAATGACTGATTCTATGAAACAGGCTATTGATGAAACTAATAGAAGAAGAAAAATACAAAATGAATATAATGTATTCAATAATATAGATCCTAAAACTATTGTTAAAGAAATCAGTGAAGACTTAATCAATCTTGATTATGGATTAGATATCAATGAAACTGAAGATAAATCTAAAAAAACATTTACATCTAGAAAAGACATTGAAAAAGAAATAATAAAACTTCAAAAACAAATAGCGAAACTTTCTAAAGAATTAGATTTTGAAAATGCTATTATAAAAAGAGATGAAATGACTAAACTTAAAAAACTGTTACTAGATTTTTAACCAAGGAGTTTTTAATGTTTGAAGAAAGAACTTATAGTGTAAGCGAATTTAATAAAAAAGTAAAAAACTATTTAGAAGAAAACAGTGATTTAAGAGAATTTTTCCTTGAAGGAGAAATGTCAGGTG
Proteins encoded:
- the uvrB gene encoding excinuclease ABC subunit UvrB; the protein is MFKIHSKYSPTGDQPEAIKKITDNINNGVKDQVLLGVTGSGKTFTVANIIEKTQRPALILAPNKTLAAQLYSEYKSFFPDNAVEYFVSYYDYYQPEAYIVTTDTYIEKDSSINDEIEKLRHAATAALMNRRDVIIVASVSAIYGLGSAETYRKMTIPIDRQTGIDRKELIERLISIRYERNDIAFERGKFRIKGDVIDIYPSYMETGYRLEYWGDDLEEISEINTLTGQKIRKNLERIVIYPATQYLTADGDNERILAEIQKDLKIEVEAFEKRGKLLEAQRLKQRTEYDMEMIREIGYCKGIENYSRYLSGKKEGETPDTLLEYFPKDFLIFIDESHISIPQIRGMYNGDRARKTALVENGFRLKAALDNRPLKFEEFRKISDQSVFVSATPGDFEIEASHGHIAEQLIRPTGILDPVIEVRPTKNQVDDLLEEIRIRADRKERVLVTTLTKKMAEELTEYYLGFGVRVKYMHSDIDTLERIDIIKGLRKGEFDALVGINLLREGLDIPEVSLVAILEADKEGFLRSRRSLVQTIGRAARNIEGRVILYGDIMTDSMKQAIDETNRRRKIQNEYNVFNNIDPKTIVKEISEDLINLDYGLDINETEDKSKKTFTSRKDIEKEIIKLQKQIAKLSKELDFENAIIKRDEMTKLKKLLLDF